Proteins encoded by one window of Longimicrobium sp.:
- a CDS encoding class I SAM-dependent methyltransferase has protein sequence MTHDRLAYADIADQYAAAVDTKPHNAYYERPATLSLLPPLAGLRVLDAGCGSGWYAEHLVRQGADVTAFDVEPRFVELTRARAGGNARVLQGDFAQPLHFAPDAAFDLVLCALALHYAEDWEAVLAEFARVLRPGGLLVFSTHHPFMDWREFQTADYFATELLEDDWGFGAVRFYRRPLTAMVDALAGAGFVVERLVEPRPTEEFRRAYPEGYEKLLRNPWFLVIRARRAP, from the coding sequence ATGACGCACGACAGGCTCGCCTACGCGGACATCGCGGACCAGTACGCGGCCGCGGTCGACACCAAGCCGCACAACGCGTATTACGAGCGCCCGGCGACGCTCTCGCTGCTCCCCCCGCTCGCCGGCCTGCGCGTGCTGGACGCCGGCTGCGGATCGGGGTGGTACGCGGAGCACCTGGTCCGGCAGGGCGCCGACGTCACCGCCTTCGACGTCGAGCCGCGCTTCGTGGAGCTGACCCGGGCCCGCGCGGGAGGCAACGCGCGGGTCCTCCAGGGCGACTTCGCACAGCCGCTGCACTTCGCTCCCGACGCGGCCTTCGACCTCGTCCTCTGCGCCCTCGCGCTGCACTACGCCGAGGACTGGGAGGCGGTGCTCGCCGAGTTCGCGCGCGTCCTCCGCCCGGGCGGGCTGCTGGTGTTCTCGACGCACCACCCGTTCATGGACTGGCGGGAGTTCCAGACGGCGGACTACTTCGCCACCGAGCTGCTCGAGGACGACTGGGGCTTCGGCGCGGTGAGGTTCTACCGCCGCCCCCTGACGGCGATGGTGGACGCGCTCGCCGGGGCGGGGTTCGTGGTCGAGCGGCTGGTGGAGCCGCGGCCGACGGAGGAGTTCCGCCGCGCCTACCCGGAAGGGTACGAGAAGCTCCTCAGGAATCCCTGGTTCCTCGTCATCCGCGCCCGGCGCGCCCCCTGA